Proteins co-encoded in one Chionomys nivalis chromosome 6, mChiNiv1.1, whole genome shotgun sequence genomic window:
- the Selenom gene encoding selenoprotein M, with protein MNILLWPPPLLLLLAALVAQATAATTYRPDWNRLRGLARGRVETCGGUQLNRLKEVKAFVTQDIPLYHNLVMKHLPGADPELVLLSRNYLELERIPLSEMTRDEINTLVQELGFYRKSAPDAKVPTEHLWAPAKPPEDASERADL; from the exons ATGAACATCCTATTGTGGCCaccgccgctgctgctgcttcttGCGGCCCTTGTGGCCCAAGCCACCGCCGCCACCACCTATCGACCGGACTGGAACCGTCTTCGAGGTCTGGCCAGGGGGCGGGTGGAG ACCTGTGGAGGATGACAGTTGAATCGCCTAAAGGAG GTGAAGGCCTTTGTCACCCAGGACATCCCACTGTA CCACAACCTGGTGATGAAGCACCTCCCTGGGGCAGACCCCGAACTCGTGCTGTTAAGTCGCAATTACCTGGAACTAGAG CGCATCCCACTCAGCGAAATGACCCGAGACGAGATCAATACGCTGGTACAGGAGCTCGGCTTCTACCGCAAGTCGGCGCCAGACGCGAAGGTGCCTACCGAGCACCTGTGGGCGCCCGCTAAGCCACCCGAGGACGCTTCAGAGCGCGCCGACCTGTAA